One genomic region from Neoarius graeffei isolate fNeoGra1 chromosome 4, fNeoGra1.pri, whole genome shotgun sequence encodes:
- the gulp1b gene encoding PTB domain-containing engulfment adapter protein 1 isoform X1: MWGGFCPDPWSFFFLVTMNISFNRRKDKPTMHSSEALVKHYVAYSAKFLGITAVDQPKGTDVVRVAVRKLKFQRHIKKSEGEKIPKVELQISIYGVKILDPKTKDVQHNCQLHRMSFCADDKTDKQIFAYICTEPDTKRHLCYVFDSEKCAEEITITIGQAFDLAYKMFLQSGGKDAESRKQIGNLQKRIQDLEMENSKLKKQLQHLEDQLISAQSSPLLHVNSSTDTCVLSSALSCCTDDVSSLSSLEISSVTLTPLSSPDSGQSAGLLTPPTTKPAHFLPNNGFIVPRPRVNAGSIPVKPTSTDIFDMVPFTPGSSTSRIQMCNGNRSFPSPPSVARDTDLFGAVPFDPFTCHIVDYPPDVQSKLDEMQEGFKMGLTLEGAIFSLDQVDG; encoded by the exons GTGGCTTCTGTCCAGACCCGTGGAGCTTCTTTTTTCTCGTCACGATGAACATTAGCTTCAACAGGAGGAAAG ATAAACCCACAATGCACAGCTCCGAAGCTCTGGTGAAGCATTACGTAGCCTACAGTGCTAAG TTTTTGGGAATCACGGCAGTCGACCAACCAAAAGGCACAGACGTTGTTCGGGTGGCTGTGAGAAAATTGAAG ttTCAAAGGCATATCAAAAAGTCAGAAGGGGAGAAAATTCCCAAAGTTGAGCTACAAATCTCCATATATGGGGTCAAAATATTGGATCCCAAAACAAAG GATGTGCAGCACAACTGCCAGCTGCACAGGATGTCTTTCTGCGCTGACGATAAAACGGACAAACAGATCTTCGCCTACATCTGCACCGAGCCTGACACCAAGAGGCACCTGTGTTACGTGTTCGACAGCGAGAAATGT GCAGAAGAGATCACCATCACCATTGGCCAGGCGTTTGACCTGGCATATAAAATGTTCCTGCAGTCCGGGGGAAAAGATGCGGAGTCAAGAAAACAGATAGGAAACTTACAAAAGAGG ATTCAGGATTTGGAAATGGAAAATTCAAAGCTCAAAAAACAGCTGCAGCATCTGGAGGATCAGCTGATCAGCGCACAGTCGTCACCA ctgttgcATGTTAACTCCTCGACGGACACCTGCGTCTTGTCCTCTGCTCTGTCCTGCTGTACTGATGACGTCTCCTCACTGTCCTCTCTAGAGATTTCCTCTGTCACACTAACGCCTCTCAGTTCACCTGATTCCGGCCAGTCGGCAGGCCTTCTGACCCCGCCTACCACTAAACCCGCCCACTTTCTGCCAAATAATGGCTTCATTGTTCCACGTCCTCGtgtaaat GCTGGGAGCATCCCGGTGAAACCCACCTCGACAGACATATTCGACATGGTCCCATTTACACCTGGATCTTCCACATCGAGGATACAGATGTGTAACGGGAATCGGAGTTTCCCCTCACCGCCTTCTGTAGCCAGAG ATACGGATCTGTTCGGCGCCGTGCCCTTTGACCCTTTCACCTGCCACATTGTGGACTACCCTCCAGACGTCCAGTCCAAGCTGGATGAGATGCAG gAGGGGTTCAAAATGGGTCTGACTCTAGAGGGCGCCATTTTCTCCCTGGATCAAGTGGACGGCTGA
- the gulp1b gene encoding PTB domain-containing engulfment adapter protein 1 isoform X2, whose protein sequence is MWGGFCPDPWSFFFLVTMNISFNRRKDKPTMHSSEALVKHYVAYSAKFLGITAVDQPKGTDVVRVAVRKLKFQRHIKKSEGEKIPKVELQISIYGVKILDPKTKDVQHNCQLHRMSFCADDKTDKQIFAYICTEPDTKRHLCYVFDSEKCAEEITITIGQAFDLAYKMFLQSGGKDAESRKQIGNLQKRIQDLEMENSKLKKQLQHLEDQLISAQSSPLLHVNSSTDTCVLSSALSCCTDDVSSLSSLEISSVTLTPLSSPDSGQSAGLLTPPTTKPAHFLPNNGFIVPRPRAGSIPVKPTSTDIFDMVPFTPGSSTSRIQMCNGNRSFPSPPSVARDTDLFGAVPFDPFTCHIVDYPPDVQSKLDEMQEGFKMGLTLEGAIFSLDQVDG, encoded by the exons GTGGCTTCTGTCCAGACCCGTGGAGCTTCTTTTTTCTCGTCACGATGAACATTAGCTTCAACAGGAGGAAAG ATAAACCCACAATGCACAGCTCCGAAGCTCTGGTGAAGCATTACGTAGCCTACAGTGCTAAG TTTTTGGGAATCACGGCAGTCGACCAACCAAAAGGCACAGACGTTGTTCGGGTGGCTGTGAGAAAATTGAAG ttTCAAAGGCATATCAAAAAGTCAGAAGGGGAGAAAATTCCCAAAGTTGAGCTACAAATCTCCATATATGGGGTCAAAATATTGGATCCCAAAACAAAG GATGTGCAGCACAACTGCCAGCTGCACAGGATGTCTTTCTGCGCTGACGATAAAACGGACAAACAGATCTTCGCCTACATCTGCACCGAGCCTGACACCAAGAGGCACCTGTGTTACGTGTTCGACAGCGAGAAATGT GCAGAAGAGATCACCATCACCATTGGCCAGGCGTTTGACCTGGCATATAAAATGTTCCTGCAGTCCGGGGGAAAAGATGCGGAGTCAAGAAAACAGATAGGAAACTTACAAAAGAGG ATTCAGGATTTGGAAATGGAAAATTCAAAGCTCAAAAAACAGCTGCAGCATCTGGAGGATCAGCTGATCAGCGCACAGTCGTCACCA ctgttgcATGTTAACTCCTCGACGGACACCTGCGTCTTGTCCTCTGCTCTGTCCTGCTGTACTGATGACGTCTCCTCACTGTCCTCTCTAGAGATTTCCTCTGTCACACTAACGCCTCTCAGTTCACCTGATTCCGGCCAGTCGGCAGGCCTTCTGACCCCGCCTACCACTAAACCCGCCCACTTTCTGCCAAATAATGGCTTCATTGTTCCACGTCCTCGt GCTGGGAGCATCCCGGTGAAACCCACCTCGACAGACATATTCGACATGGTCCCATTTACACCTGGATCTTCCACATCGAGGATACAGATGTGTAACGGGAATCGGAGTTTCCCCTCACCGCCTTCTGTAGCCAGAG ATACGGATCTGTTCGGCGCCGTGCCCTTTGACCCTTTCACCTGCCACATTGTGGACTACCCTCCAGACGTCCAGTCCAAGCTGGATGAGATGCAG gAGGGGTTCAAAATGGGTCTGACTCTAGAGGGCGCCATTTTCTCCCTGGATCAAGTGGACGGCTGA
- the gulp1b gene encoding PTB domain-containing engulfment adapter protein 1 isoform X4 codes for MWGGFCPDPWSFFFLVTMNISFNRRKDKPTMHSSEALVKHYVAYSAKFLGITAVDQPKGTDVVRVAVRKLKFQRHIKKSEGEKIPKVELQISIYGVKILDPKTKDVQHNCQLHRMSFCADDKTDKQIFAYICTEPDTKRHLCYVFDSEKCAEEITITIGQAFDLAYKMFLQSGGKDAESRKQIGNLQKRIQDLEMENSKLKKQLQHLEDQLISAQSSPAGSIPVKPTSTDIFDMVPFTPGSSTSRIQMCNGNRSFPSPPSVARDTDLFGAVPFDPFTCHIVDYPPDVQSKLDEMQEGFKMGLTLEGAIFSLDQVDG; via the exons GTGGCTTCTGTCCAGACCCGTGGAGCTTCTTTTTTCTCGTCACGATGAACATTAGCTTCAACAGGAGGAAAG ATAAACCCACAATGCACAGCTCCGAAGCTCTGGTGAAGCATTACGTAGCCTACAGTGCTAAG TTTTTGGGAATCACGGCAGTCGACCAACCAAAAGGCACAGACGTTGTTCGGGTGGCTGTGAGAAAATTGAAG ttTCAAAGGCATATCAAAAAGTCAGAAGGGGAGAAAATTCCCAAAGTTGAGCTACAAATCTCCATATATGGGGTCAAAATATTGGATCCCAAAACAAAG GATGTGCAGCACAACTGCCAGCTGCACAGGATGTCTTTCTGCGCTGACGATAAAACGGACAAACAGATCTTCGCCTACATCTGCACCGAGCCTGACACCAAGAGGCACCTGTGTTACGTGTTCGACAGCGAGAAATGT GCAGAAGAGATCACCATCACCATTGGCCAGGCGTTTGACCTGGCATATAAAATGTTCCTGCAGTCCGGGGGAAAAGATGCGGAGTCAAGAAAACAGATAGGAAACTTACAAAAGAGG ATTCAGGATTTGGAAATGGAAAATTCAAAGCTCAAAAAACAGCTGCAGCATCTGGAGGATCAGCTGATCAGCGCACAGTCGTCACCA GCTGGGAGCATCCCGGTGAAACCCACCTCGACAGACATATTCGACATGGTCCCATTTACACCTGGATCTTCCACATCGAGGATACAGATGTGTAACGGGAATCGGAGTTTCCCCTCACCGCCTTCTGTAGCCAGAG ATACGGATCTGTTCGGCGCCGTGCCCTTTGACCCTTTCACCTGCCACATTGTGGACTACCCTCCAGACGTCCAGTCCAAGCTGGATGAGATGCAG gAGGGGTTCAAAATGGGTCTGACTCTAGAGGGCGCCATTTTCTCCCTGGATCAAGTGGACGGCTGA
- the gulp1b gene encoding PTB domain-containing engulfment adapter protein 1 isoform X3, whose protein sequence is MNISFNRRKDKPTMHSSEALVKHYVAYSAKFLGITAVDQPKGTDVVRVAVRKLKFQRHIKKSEGEKIPKVELQISIYGVKILDPKTKDVQHNCQLHRMSFCADDKTDKQIFAYICTEPDTKRHLCYVFDSEKCAEEITITIGQAFDLAYKMFLQSGGKDAESRKQIGNLQKRIQDLEMENSKLKKQLQHLEDQLISAQSSPLLHVNSSTDTCVLSSALSCCTDDVSSLSSLEISSVTLTPLSSPDSGQSAGLLTPPTTKPAHFLPNNGFIVPRPRVNAGSIPVKPTSTDIFDMVPFTPGSSTSRIQMCNGNRSFPSPPSVARDTDLFGAVPFDPFTCHIVDYPPDVQSKLDEMQEGFKMGLTLEGAIFSLDQVDG, encoded by the exons ATGAACATTAGCTTCAACAGGAGGAAAG ATAAACCCACAATGCACAGCTCCGAAGCTCTGGTGAAGCATTACGTAGCCTACAGTGCTAAG TTTTTGGGAATCACGGCAGTCGACCAACCAAAAGGCACAGACGTTGTTCGGGTGGCTGTGAGAAAATTGAAG ttTCAAAGGCATATCAAAAAGTCAGAAGGGGAGAAAATTCCCAAAGTTGAGCTACAAATCTCCATATATGGGGTCAAAATATTGGATCCCAAAACAAAG GATGTGCAGCACAACTGCCAGCTGCACAGGATGTCTTTCTGCGCTGACGATAAAACGGACAAACAGATCTTCGCCTACATCTGCACCGAGCCTGACACCAAGAGGCACCTGTGTTACGTGTTCGACAGCGAGAAATGT GCAGAAGAGATCACCATCACCATTGGCCAGGCGTTTGACCTGGCATATAAAATGTTCCTGCAGTCCGGGGGAAAAGATGCGGAGTCAAGAAAACAGATAGGAAACTTACAAAAGAGG ATTCAGGATTTGGAAATGGAAAATTCAAAGCTCAAAAAACAGCTGCAGCATCTGGAGGATCAGCTGATCAGCGCACAGTCGTCACCA ctgttgcATGTTAACTCCTCGACGGACACCTGCGTCTTGTCCTCTGCTCTGTCCTGCTGTACTGATGACGTCTCCTCACTGTCCTCTCTAGAGATTTCCTCTGTCACACTAACGCCTCTCAGTTCACCTGATTCCGGCCAGTCGGCAGGCCTTCTGACCCCGCCTACCACTAAACCCGCCCACTTTCTGCCAAATAATGGCTTCATTGTTCCACGTCCTCGtgtaaat GCTGGGAGCATCCCGGTGAAACCCACCTCGACAGACATATTCGACATGGTCCCATTTACACCTGGATCTTCCACATCGAGGATACAGATGTGTAACGGGAATCGGAGTTTCCCCTCACCGCCTTCTGTAGCCAGAG ATACGGATCTGTTCGGCGCCGTGCCCTTTGACCCTTTCACCTGCCACATTGTGGACTACCCTCCAGACGTCCAGTCCAAGCTGGATGAGATGCAG gAGGGGTTCAAAATGGGTCTGACTCTAGAGGGCGCCATTTTCTCCCTGGATCAAGTGGACGGCTGA